The genomic window TGATGAGCCATTATTTGAAGAAGAAATACAAGCATGGCGCTATGGCCCTGTTTGTCCTCCGGCTTACAGGTTTTACAGTGAATTTGAAGCTAAACAATTACCTATTCCTAGTCAAGAATTACTGTTAGAGATACCTGAGGATAAGAGACAACTTCTAGAAGAAGTATGGGAATATTTTGGTGGCTACCATGCTTATCAACTTAGTGGTATGACCCACTTGGAGTTTCCTTGGAAAAAGGCGCGTAAAGGTTTGCTACCTGAAGCTAGCTCAACTAAGCCAATTCTTCTTGAAGACTTGAAAGCATTAGGACATCAGAAACTAGACCAAATAGAGCGTGACCATCCTGCCTATCAATTCGTAATGCAGGAAATTTTAAAGGACGCTTGTACTTCGGAATCATCAACTCGTATTCGGAAAGGAGAAGTGCGTGACTGGCTCAACTCCCTTCTCGATTTAAAAATCCG from Nostoc sp. UHCC 0926 includes these protein-coding regions:
- a CDS encoding Panacea domain-containing protein, encoding MIDCLNVARYFIVRAYEDSIEAEMTNMKVQKLLYYAQSLHLAMYDEPLFEEEIQAWRYGPVCPPAYRFYSEFEAKQLPIPSQELLLEIPEDKRQLLEEVWEYFGGYHAYQLSGMTHLEFPWKKARKGLLPEASSTKPILLEDLKALGHQKLDQIERDHPAYQFVMQEILKDACTSESSTRIRKGEVRDWLNSLLDLKIR